The following are from one region of the Lytechinus pictus isolate F3 Inbred chromosome 4, Lp3.0, whole genome shotgun sequence genome:
- the LOC129258728 gene encoding cytochrome b5 reductase 4-like isoform X3: MEYHPGGAEELERGLGKDATDLFNEVHRWVNVESMLEKCHIGSLQKGDPMAVFKVPDKKTSPSKPEETGSYTIKWPDTVEDIPWYMCKLRGRDNKVRAKHDWYQMGDQVVISIYAKCMFFTTDHVIIDLKEKTLKVTLYLDSQYFTLHLELPEEVHPNVKVTQRKGNMPIRCDLWLKKKNPNIKWTTLGLPLDDHKKTAPTTDYEPCFRTCTLRKRTPVTHDTYLMTFDLPEGTQFKVPFGYHVYLKANVHGEEVSRPYTPVYPSLKHEEDEEETDRSNSKCSIHLMLKIYPQGLFTQHLATLKEGDEIEMSNHDGNFNHECTYKQLTVVYFIAAGTGFTPMVKLIQRGLAEDSKCKFRLLFFNKTQKDIVWREHLDECVEQSKGRFEVTHILSTEGAPSWTGHTGRISKELLNELIPKHGPEDIPVFAICGPTPFMNTAFQLLLDAGYTEKCICLFSG, translated from the exons ATGGAATATCACCCAGGTGGAGCCGAGGAATTAGAGAGAGGACTTGGAAAAGATGCTACTGATCTCTTCAATGAG GTACATAGATGGGTGAATGTAGAGTCAATGCTTGAGAAGTGTCACATTGGTTCTCTTCAGAAAGGTGATCCCATGGCTGTCTTCAAAGTGCCAG ATAAGAAGACCTCCCCTTCCAAGCCTGAGGAGACTGGAAGCTATACCATAAAATGGCCAGATACTGTAGAAGACATTCCGTGGTATATGTGCAAGCTCAGAGGCAGAGACAATAAAGTCAGAGCAAA ACACGACTGGTACCAAATGGGCGATCAGGTTGTCATATCAATATACGCTAAGTGCATG TTTTTCACCACGGACCATGTAATAATAGATCTGAAAGAGAAGACCCTAAAAGTAACTCTCTACCTCGACAGTCAGTACTTCACACTCCATCTTG AACTTCCAGAGGAGGTCCATCCAAACGTAAAAG TGACGCAACGCAAGGGTAACATGCCTATAAGATGCGACCTTTGGCTGAAGAAGAAGAATCCAAACATCAAATGGACGACGTTAGGGCTCCCTCTAGATGACCACAAGAAAACAGCCCCAACCACTGATTACG AGCCTTGCTTCAGGACCTGTACGTTACGTAAACGGACACCTGTGACACACGACACATAtctgatgacctttgaccttccaGAAGGCACACAGTTCAAAGTTCCTTTCGGATATCATGTATACCTCAAAGCAAACGTTCATG gaGAGGAAGTGAGTAGACCGTACACACCAGTGTACCCAAGCCTGAAACATGAGGAGGATGAGGAAGAAACAGATAGGTCAAACTCAAAGTGCAGTATTCACCTCATGCTCAAAATATATCCACAGGGACTCTTCACACAACACTTAGCAACTCTCAAGGAAG GTGACGAGATAGAAATGAGTAACCATGATGGTAACTTTAACCATGAGTGTACGTACAAGCAGCTAACAGTGGTCTACTTCATAGCAGCGGGAACAGGCTTTACCCCTATGGTCAAACTCATCCAGAGAGGACTTGCAGAAGATTCAAAATG cAAGTTCAGACTGTTATTCTTCAACAAGACCCAGAAGGATATTGTCTGGAGGGAGCATTTGGACGAGTGTGTAGAACAGAGTAAAGGAAG GTTTGAAGTAACTCACATCCTGTCTACTGAAGGAGCGCCCTCATGGACAGGTCACACGGGTCGCATCAGTAAAGAGCTTCTCAACGAGCTTATACCCAAGCATGGCCCTGAAGATATACCTGTCTTTGCCATTTGTGGGCCTACTCCTTTTATGAATACTGCTTTCCA ATTGCTTCTGGATGCTGGTTATACGGAGAAATGCATCTGTCTTTTCTCAGGTTGA